A region from the Lolium perenne isolate Kyuss_39 chromosome 4, Kyuss_2.0, whole genome shotgun sequence genome encodes:
- the LOC127297077 gene encoding inositol-3-phosphate synthase, translating to MFIESFRVESPNVRYGAGEIQSEYRYDTTELVHESHNGASKWVVRPKSVGYQFRTDTNVPKLGVMLVGLGGNNGSTLMAGVIANKEGISWATKDKVQQANYFGSLTQASTIRVGSYNGEEIYAPFKSLLPMVSPDDIVFGGWDISSMNMADAMTRAKVLDIDLQKQLRPYMESIVPLPGIYDPDFIAANQGSRANNVIKGTKKEQMQQIIKDIREFKEKNKVDKVVVLWTANTERYSAVSVGLNDTTENLLASVEKNEAEISPSTLYAIACVMEGVPFVNGSPQNTFVPGLIDLAIKNNCLIGGDDFKSGQTKMKSVLVDFLVGAGIKPTSIVSYNHLGNNDGMNLSAPQTFRSKEISKSNVVDDMVSSNAILFEPGEHPDHVVVIKYVPYVGDSKRAMDEYTSEIFMGGKSTIVMHNTCEDSLLAAPIILDLVLLAELSTRIQLKSEGEDKFHSFHPVATILSYLTKAPLVPPGTPVVNALAKQRAMLENIMRACVGLAPENNMILEYK from the exons ATGTTCATCGAGAGCTTCCGGGTGGAGAGCCCCAACGTGCGGTACGGCGCCGGCGAGATCCAGTCGGAGTACCGCTACGACACCACCGAGCTCGTCCACGAGAGCCACAACGGCGCCTCCAAGTGGGTCGTCCGCCCCAAGTCCGTCGGCTACCAGTTCAGGACCGACACCAATGTCCCCAAGCTCGG GGTGATGCTTGTGGGCTTGGGCGGCAACAATGGCTCCACACTCATGGCTGGTGTCATCGCCAACAAGGA GGGGATCTCATGGGCGACCAAGGACAAGGTGCAGCAAGCCAACTACTTCGGCTCCCTCACCCAGGCCTCCACCATCAGGGTGGGAAGCTACAACGGAGAGGAGATCTATGCGCCCTTCAAGAGCCTCTTGCCCATG GTGAGCCCAGATGACATCGTGTTCGGAGGCTGGGACATCAGCAGCATGAACATGGCTGATGCTATGACCAGGGCCAAGGTGTTGGACATTGATCTGCAGAAGCAGCTTAGGCCCTACATGGAGTCCATCGTTCCACTTCCTGGTATCTATGACCCGGACTTCATCGCTGCCAACCAGGGGTCCCGGGCCAACAATGTCATCAAGGGCACCAAGAAAGAGCAGATGCAGCAGATCATCAAGGACATCAG GGAGTTCAAGGAGAAGAACAAGGTGGACAAGGTAGTTGTGCTCTGGACTGCTAACACTGAAAGGTACAGTGCTGTCTCTGTTGGGCTTAATGACACGACCGAGAACCTCTTGGCGTCTGTGGAGAAGAACGAGGCAGAGATCTCTCCATCAACACTATATGCCATCGCTTGCGTCATGGAGGGTGTGCCTTTCGTCAACGGGAGCCCTCAGAACACCTTCGTGCCTG GGCTGATCGATCTTGCTATCAAGAACAACTGCCTGATTGGTGGTGATGATTTCAAGAGTGGCCAGACCAAGATGAAGTCTGTCTTGGTTGACTTCCTTGTTGGCGCTGGCATCAAG CCCACCTCAATTGTCAGCTACAACCATCTGGGGAACAATGATGGCATGAACCTATCTGCACCACAGACATTCAGGTCCAAGGAGATCTCCAAGAGCAACGTGGTGGATGACATGGTCTCGAGCAATGCCATCCTCTTTGAGCCCGGGGAACATCCTGATCACGTCGTTGTGATCAAG TATGTGCCGTACGTTGGAGACAGCAAGAGGGCCATGGATGAGTACACCTCGGAGATCTTCATGGGGGGCAAAAGCACCATTGTAATGCACAACACCTGCGAGGACTCGCTCCTCGCTGCACCGATCATCCTTGACCTGGTGCTCCTGGCCGAGCTCAGCACAAGGATTCAGCTCAAGTCAGAGGGAGAG GACAAGTTCCACTCCTTCCACCCAGTTGCTACCATCCTGAGCTACCTCACCAAGGCACCCCTC GTCCCTCCTGGCACACCGGTGGTGAACGCTCTGGCGAAGCAGAGGGCCATGCTCGAGAACATCATGAGGGCCTGCGTCGGCCTGGCACCTGAGAACAACATGATCCTGGAGTACAAGTGA
- the LOC127297076 gene encoding chitinase CLP-like — protein sequence MPLRRSSAALAALLAVSVLLGSSACTTAADDHKPIVARVSKDATTSLYTIANKVGGVPLLLDLAGPLLWLANCPSPHRTFPCDIGVCKVANWNHPPNCPYTPTTECSKGAACTAYTYNPVNGRCGHDDATTITLAANTTDGKNPLFPVSFRAVGSCAPGELLASLPAGAAGVAGLSRLPLSLPWQVGYRLGVPKQFALCLP from the coding sequence ATGCCGCTACGCCGCAGCTCGGCTGCACTGGCGGCGCTGCTCGCGGTCTCGGTGCTGCTGGGCTCGTCCGCGTGCACGACAGCTGCCGACGACCACAAGCCCATCGTGGCGCGCGTTAGCAAGGACGCCACCACCTCCCTCTACACCATCGCCAACAAGGTCGGCGGGGTGCCGCTGCTCCTCGACCTCGCCGGCCCGCTGCTCTGGCTCGCGAACTGCCCCTCCCCGCACCGCACATTCCCGTGCGACATCGGCGTCTGCAAGGTCGCCAACTGGAACCACCCGCCCAACTGCCCCTACACGCCCACCACCGAATGTAGCAAGGGGGCAGCCTGCACCGCCTACACGTACAATCCGGTAAACGGGCGCTGCGGCCATGACGACGCTACCACCATCACGCTCGCCGCCAACACCACGGACGGCAAGAACCCGCTCTTCCCGGTGTCGTTCCGCGCCGTGGGGTCGTGCGCGCCGGGGGAGCTCCTGGCGTCGCTCCCAGCGGGAGCAGCCGGCGTCGCGGGGCTCTCGCGGCTTCCGCTGTCGCTGCCGTGGCAGGTCGGGTACAGgctcggcgtgccgaaacagttcGCGCTCTGCCTCCCCTGA
- the LOC127348020 gene encoding chitinase CLP-like, whose amino-acid sequence MAPFDMCYEASALGVTRLGYAVANIDLMLDGGRNWTLFGGSSLVQVNDHTVCFAIVEMEPSMPAAANSPAVIIGGFQMEGHLLMFDLEKGTFGFSGPLSGIRTGCSNFNFTMGST is encoded by the coding sequence ATGGCGCCGTTCGACATGTGCTACGAGGCGTCCGCGCTCGGGGTCACCCGGCTCGGCTACGCCGTGGCCAACATCGACCTCATGCTGGACGGAGGACGGAACTGGACGCTTTTCGGAGGGAGCTCGCTGGTGCAGGTGAATGACCACACGGTCTGCTTCGCGATCGTGGAGATGGAACCTTCCATGCCGGCGGCGGCCAACTCGCCTGCGGTCATCATCGGGGGTTTCCAGATGGAAGGACACCTGCTGATGTTCGATCTGGAGAAGGGTACGTTCGGGTTTAGTGGCCCGCTCTCCGGAATCCGCACTGGATGCAGCAACTTCAACTTCACCATGGGAAGTACTTAG